Within the Streptomyces sp. R41 genome, the region CAGTCCGGATACCTCAATGGCGGGGTTTGCCTTCGTCATGGTTCAGAACGTACGCTACGTTCACAAATTTGTGAAGTTAAGGAAGCGTATAAACGCCGGATACACTCGAGGATGGCGCGCGAGCAGGGGAGATGATCCAGGCATGACGGAGACGACAGCGGGGTCCGGTGGGGCGGGGCGGGACCCGGAGGCGGTCTCGAAGTTCGTCGAGAGCTTCGCGGCGCAGCTCGTCGAGGCCGGGATGCAGCGGATGCCGGCGCGCGTCTTCGGGGCACTGCTCGCCTCCGACACCGGCACGCTGACCTCCGCCGAGCTCGGCGAGCAGCTGCAGATCAGCCCGGCCGCGGTGTCCGGCGCCGTGCGCTATCTCGCGCAGCAGCACATGGTCTCGCGGGAGCGCGAACCCGGGTCGCGGCGCGAGCGGTACCGGGTGCACAGCAATCAGTGGTACGAGGCGTTGACCAACCGCGAAGCGGTGCTCAAGCGCTGGGAGTACGCCCTGCGCGAGGGGGTCGAGAGCCTGGGCCGGGAGACGCCCGCGGGGCGCCGGCTCGCCGAGACCCTTGCGTTCTTCGAGTTCGTCGACGGGGAGATCGCCCAGATGATGGATCGCTGGCGGGTCCATCGGGAACAGGTCTTCGGCGAGGGCTGAGAGCCCTCGCCGAAGGGGTGGAGTGACAGCTGCGGGTCCGTCGTGGCTGGTCGCGCCCACGCGGCGGAGCCGCATCTGCCACAGCCCCGCGCCCCCGGAGGGGCGCTCCCGTCAGCGGCAATGGTCCGTTACCGCTCCTTCGTCTCCTCCAGGACCGTCCGTCCCAGCAACGCGTACCGCTCCGGCGCCCGCCGCTTCAGGTACGTCGCGTAGCCGACCCCGCCCACCGCGATCAGGGCGACGATCCACGGTGTCGACTTCAGGATGAGGGAGCCGGACTCGGTGCCGGCCGCGGCGCCCATGTTGGAGACCAGCAGGACCACCACGCCGAGCATCGCGAGGCCGCCGAGGAGCGGGGCGGTGAAGGTCTTGAACCAGTGCTTGCTCTCTGGGTGGTTGCTGCGGAAGTAGGCGAGGACCGCGAAGGAGCAGACGGCCTGCACCACGAGGATGGCCATCGTGCCGAGGATGGCGAGCAGGACGTAGGTGCCGGTGTACGGGTCCTTGCCCGCGGCCCAGAACGCGCCGATCAGCACACCACTGACGACAGTCTGGACGAGACCCGCGATGTGCGGGGAGCCGTGCTTGGGGTGGGTGCGGCCGATGGTTCTTTGCAGGGACGGGAGTACTCCCTCGCGGCCCAGTGCGTACATGTAGCGGGCGGCGCAGTTGTGGAAGGCCATGCCGCAGGCCAGCGAACCGGTGATCATCAGCCACTGCATGACGTCGACGGCCCAGTGGCCGACGTAGTGCTCAGTGGGGTTGAAGAACAACGCCAGCGGGTTCGCGGACGAGGCCGCCTTCACGGCCTCCGCCTCCCCGTTGCCCGTGATGGCCATCCAGGAGACGAAGACGTAGAAGACGCCGACGCCGAGCACGCTGATCATCGTCGCCTTGGGGATGATCTTCTTCGGGTCGCGGGACTCCTCGCCGTACATGGCCGTCGACTCGAAGCCGACCCATGACCAGAAGGCGAAGAAGAGGCCGAGCCCGGCGCTGGTGCCCTTGAAGGCGTTGACCGGGTTGACCGGGCCGAAGGTGAAGCCGTGCGGGCCGCCGCCATGCAGGGCCACGGAGATCGCCATCGCGGCGAGGACGGTGACCTCGGTGGCGAGGAGTACGACGAGCAGTTTCTCGGCGACCGAGACGCCGAACCACGTGCCTGTGGCGTTGATGGCCAGCATCAGGATCGCGAACGCCCACCACGGGACGTCCACCCCCGTCTGGTCCTTCAACGTCCCCGTGGCGAAGGTCGAGAAGATGCCGATCAGGGCCGGCTCGAAGACGACGTACGCGAAGGTGGCCAGCAGGCCCGAGGCGAGTCCGACGGTGCGGCCGAGGCCGTAGGAGATGAAGCCGTAGAAGGCGCCGGTGGAGGTGATGTGCTTCGCCATCGAGGTGAAGCCGACCGCAAAGATGGCCAGGACGACCATTGCGACGAGGTAGCTGGCGGGGGCGCCGATGCCGTTTCCGGCCGACACCATGAACGGCACATTGCCCGTCATGGCGGTGATCGGGGCCGCGGTGGCGACGGCCATGAAGACCACGCCCAGCAGGCCGATCGCGTTCGGCTTCAGCCGGTGGACGGTGCCTCCCGGCTCGTCCGCCGTGGCCGGTGCCCCAGGGGCCACGCCCTCTTGTACTGCCATCGGGTGGCCCCTTTCCTCATGCACTCGGCCGTTGATCGTTGGTGTGCGACGAGCCGGAATCCTGCTGGGCGAATGAGTCGGCCGGCGAGTCCCGGCGTTAAATGTTTGTCAACCAGACCTTTAGAACGGCACAGGAACGAACGTCTGCGTTAACTCTCCGGCCGGGCGTGGACCCGGCGCCGCACCCCTTCGTACGGTCGCCGTCATGACCACCTACACCGCCACCCTCGGCGGCCGGAGTCACCAGTTCGACGGACTGGCCCGGCTGCTCGCCGCCGCGAGCCCCGAGCGTTCCGGCGACCGGCTCGCCGGGCTCGCCGCCGAGTCCGCGCAGGCGCGGGTCGCGGCACGGTGGGCGCTGGCCGAGGTGCCGCTCGCGCGGTTCCTTGCCGAGCCGGTGATTCCGTATGAGGACGACGACGTGACCCGGCTGATCACGG harbors:
- a CDS encoding APC family permease — encoded protein: MAVQEGVAPGAPATADEPGGTVHRLKPNAIGLLGVVFMAVATAAPITAMTGNVPFMVSAGNGIGAPASYLVAMVVLAIFAVGFTSMAKHITSTGAFYGFISYGLGRTVGLASGLLATFAYVVFEPALIGIFSTFATGTLKDQTGVDVPWWAFAILMLAINATGTWFGVSVAEKLLVVLLATEVTVLAAMAISVALHGGGPHGFTFGPVNPVNAFKGTSAGLGLFFAFWSWVGFESTAMYGEESRDPKKIIPKATMISVLGVGVFYVFVSWMAITGNGEAEAVKAASSANPLALFFNPTEHYVGHWAVDVMQWLMITGSLACGMAFHNCAARYMYALGREGVLPSLQRTIGRTHPKHGSPHIAGLVQTVVSGVLIGAFWAAGKDPYTGTYVLLAILGTMAILVVQAVCSFAVLAYFRSNHPESKHWFKTFTAPLLGGLAMLGVVVLLVSNMGAAAGTESGSLILKSTPWIVALIAVGGVGYATYLKRRAPERYALLGRTVLEETKER
- a CDS encoding GbsR/MarR family transcriptional regulator, which translates into the protein MTETTAGSGGAGRDPEAVSKFVESFAAQLVEAGMQRMPARVFGALLASDTGTLTSAELGEQLQISPAAVSGAVRYLAQQHMVSREREPGSRRERYRVHSNQWYEALTNREAVLKRWEYALREGVESLGRETPAGRRLAETLAFFEFVDGEIAQMMDRWRVHREQVFGEG